The sequence GGGGCGTCTGGGCAGTCGGGAGTAGTCACTTCCCTTCCCTAACACGGAAAGAATCGGTTTTCAGGTCCAAGTTTTAGATCCAGGAGGTGCTTGGCGTCCAAGGACGGGGGGCTCAGTACCTTGGCCAAAGCAGTGACTAGGCGAGGGATCACCTCCTGAGGTACGACGTCTAATTCTCACCCCTCTCAAAGCCATGGATTTTTGACCGTCTTGGTTCCTCATCGGGATGATCAAATGACAGCCTCCGACGAAGCGACGGGCCCACGCGGATCACTTTCCGCGCGATTTCCGATGACGCTGCCGACAGGCCTCGCGGGAGCACTCCTTGCAGCGTGAGCGCTTGGGATCGTAGAAACCGCTCTCCGGCTTGGCTTGGTTGCATCCACGACAGAAACGATGCCCGGCTGGCAACTCTGCTGCCGATGGATCTCCGGACGGCAGGCGGAAAGGAGGGTCAAGGGCAACGGGAAACGTCGCGGCGAACCCCCAGACCGGATCGTTCGAAGCCACCAGGGTGGGGGCAAGCCTGAAAGCGCTCACGGAATCCCCCCGCAGGTAGATCTCCGAGAAGAGGCGGGCGATGAAAGCCTTCCTTTCCCTGACCGAGGCGGAAGCCATCCACTTCCCGCGATCTTCAAGAAGCGACCACGGGCCGCTCTCCTGTTCTACCGCCCTACCGGGATGAGAGGAGCCTCCAATGGATTTCAGGAGAGTGGCCCGTTCCTCGGCAATGCGTTCGCGCCGTTGCTTTGCTTCACCGATGGCCAGGGCGCCAGCCTCCAGTGCGGCCAATATCCTCTCGTCCCGCTTGGCCAGTTCGTCGAGCTTGGCCTGAATCGGTTCTCCAACCGATATGGAGACGATCTTTTCACCCTGCTTTGCCCTGGCCTGCCGGAGGACGGACGATGTGAATTCCGGATCCGCCAGGAATTTCTCCACGAACTCCGTGAAGAGCTCGTCGATTACCTCCTTGCGATTCCAGGACTGGGCGCAGCGGAAATTGCCGGGACGGTTGGTCATCGTCTCGTGATGACTGCGGCAGATATAGTAGCCTCTCGATCTGCTGCCATCCGCACGGGTCTTGAGGAGCGTCTTGGCATACATCCTCAGACCGCAGAACCCACAGTGGGCCACACCGGTTGCCAGATTGCCGACCACTCTCTCCGAAACGAAGACCTCGTGGTTCCGAAGCGTGGATTCCAATATGCGTTGCACACGTTCCCAGCGTTCGTCCGAAACCGGCTGATCTTCGGCTTCGAAAATCCGCACCCGGATGACCCGCTCTTTGGGCCTTGCGATTTTGGGGCGGTAACCCTGTCTGCCATGAGCTTTTTCAATCTTGCGGGTCGGATCCGCCATTTTGTCATAAACGCGGACGCCCTTGTAGACCGGGTTGGATAGCAGCGTGCGAACGCTCGCCGGGTGGATATTGGCGCGACGCCCCACTTCGGCCAGGCTGCGGATTCTGTCTTCGTCCATGAGGCGGAACGCCTCGATGATGCGGCCCAATTCAGGGGTGAAAATGTATTTGTCCTTCTTGCGATCATAGCCGATGCCCAGTGGCAGCGTAATCCAAGATCCGGGATGCTTCCCGTTCGCGCGGCGCTTCTCCTTGGATGCCATCATCTTGCGAAGCATCTGCATGCGCTCGTGCCCTCCGAGCAAAGCTTGGATGCCCCCAGCCAGATAGCCTTCAGGAGAGGCGAAGTCGTGGAGAGTTCCACCACAGTCGAGAATCACGCCGTTGCGTTTGCACGCTTCCAGAAAGCTGAACGTCGAAAGGTCATCCGGCCTGATGATGCGGCTCATTTCCGAGGCCACGATCACGTCGATCTCGCGACGCGCGATTCGCTCAAGCAGAGCGATGGTTTCCGGAGCGTGAAGAACAGCGGTTCCTGATACATCCACGAGTTCGACCGAATCCACCAATTGGTAGCCCTTTCCTGCGACCACCCGCTCGATGGCCTCGCGCTGCCGATCCAATCCAGCTCTCCCATTTTCCGCCTGCTCCTTGGTGGAGACCCTTATCCATGAACAAGCGCGAAGGCGGCCTGCCGCAGGGGCTTGAATCTTTGCTTCGTGTGCCAAATAGCAATTCCAACACAGGCGCGAATTTCTGTCAATTTTGCCACTAGAGGTGCCGTAGGAATCGAATGGGATAATTGCACGCCATGTTTCAATAGGCGCATGACGGAATTCTCTCCCATTGACGGTAATGCCACTCCTCGTAATACCCGCGATGCCATCGTTTCGGGGCTCAGCAAGGCGTCCGCCCTTCTGGTGTTGCTGCTGGCGCTCGGGGCATTCTTCCTGAGCTACGAATCGCTCCGCGATCTTGCGGCCAACAGTGGTGCGGCCGCTCCTAAACAAGCATGGATGTTCCCGTTGGTGATCGATGGCAGCATCATGGTATTCTCGTTGTCGGCGCTACGGGCATCGCTTTCGGGAGAACGCTCCCATTGGCATATGGCGCTCGTGATTGTGGTGACGTTGATGTCCGTGGGTCTGAACGCAGCTCACGCCAATGGCGGATGGCTTGCGCGGACGATGGCCGCGATGCCACCGCTGCTCCTCTTCTTTGCCTTCGAGAGCCTGATGAAGCAGGTGGCGGCCAATCTCGGAACTGCGACAACCCCGATGCCTCCGATGGCTGTTACCAAGGCGAAGCAAGTTGAGCCCGCCGCGGGGAGTCGACGCGAGAAGGTGATCGAGATGCGCGCGAAGGGACTGTCCCGCAATGCCATCGCCCGCCAATTGGGAGTCTCGGCCGCCACGATCCGCCGGGACCTTTCGTTGTCGGGAGAGATTGTCCGAGCCGCCTGATCCGCGGGTGGATCAGGCGGCTATAATTGGGCTATACAGAACTTAGACTGATTCTCAGCCGTGGTCCGGGTTAGAGTTTTCAAGCAGCGATGCATGTAACGTGGAGGAATAGCTCCAAGGCGCTTCGGCAACGATCAACGCATCGATTTCAAAGGTCGGAAACGTCTCCTTGATGCGTTCAAGCCAACGGAGGACATACGGCGTGCGATAGAGGCAGGCAACGGGCTCCTTGGTTCGCTCCCGACCGGCGTTCTCCACATCGTGGGCGGACGTCTCGATACCAATCTCTGAAAGAGCTGCTGCCAGCGGGCGGTTGGACATAGTTCCATCGAGCCCCCACATTCGCCGACGGTAAGCCCGCAAGAACAGACGCTTGATGACGGTCCGGACCGGATCGGGGTCGGCTGGCACCGGATTGTTCCGAGACGGCACAATGCTGAGGTAGGATAGAAAGTCTTCGAGATCGCGCTCGGTTTTGAGGGTGCGTTCTCCCTGTTTTCTAAAGCGATCCCAGCCCTCCCGAAGAACACGGAAATGCTGCTCCGACACGAGAGGAAGGGTATCGAACCAGAGATGCTCCCCCTCCAGGATTGGGCGGGTCCCGGACGTCGATGGAGTCCGCTTCCAATCGAAGTCCATCCGATAGCGGATCCACACTTCCTTCAAGCCGAGGTCCAGATCTCCACGTGATTCGTAAATCTCCCTCACTCCCCGGAACTGTGTGATTTCGGTTTTGTCGCCGAAATTCCGTTCCAGGAACCGGCGGATGAGATGTTCGTTTTGTTCCATCACATTCGGAAGCGGGCAGCGAATGCCGCCTTTGGCCAAGATCACGTTTGCCGAGGGCTTATCTGGATTGTCTCCGTATTCGAGGGTTGCCTGGCCACGGGTGGCCCAGACCAAGGCCTCCTTTACCTGGTGCTTCAGCGTGAGGATGGGAGGCGGTTCGGTGCCGGGGTCGGCATCCGCAGCATGCCGCAGGACGTTTCCAAGCCAACCGTTCGCGGCATCGAAGAGTTCCTCGTCACTGGCGTTGGTCAGAAAGCCGTCCGTCGTGGCACTCAAGACGGACCGGTGGGGCGGAATCCGGTTCAGGATCTCAATCAAGGTCGCGCGGATCATACCGGTGATCGCTCCTGCCAAGTGAGCGTTCGATAAATCAGAAGGCGGGATGGGTCGCATTTCGGCATAGCGGGTGTTGAACACCCGCTTCTTCTGGAGCCCTTGGGATAGCTTCCCGTAGATGGAATTGCCGATCAGTTTGAAGATGAGATCTTCAAGGGTGTCTTTCTTCCTCTCTGATTCCAGGGCCGCGCGTTTGTTCTTGATGACGGTGGCCAGATCCCGGAACGGCCGCTTCTCGAACGTCATCGGAATGACGTAGGAGAGGTCATCCACGATCCGCATCCGGGCACCCAGACGCAGTGCCAGGTGGATTTCAGGTGCTGTTGCATACCCGCGGCCTTGGAGGGGGAAGATCAGGTTGTCGAGGGCTCGCACCGGGATGCACGGAAACCGCGTGCTTTCCGGGAACGAGAACTCCACCAGTGCCGCACCGAGCACGTCCGGAGTGAAATCCTCAACGGAAGAGGCCCGTCGCAGATCGTTCCATTGGGGAACTCCCAGCGCCGACATCGCAGAGAGGTAGGCGGAACTCAAATCCCAGTCCTTCCACTCGCCGAAGCCGCTTGGTCCAAAGTGGGAAGCCACAGCAAATCCTCCATGGAAGGACTCCGTTGCAATGGATTCGGAATGGAAGCGCTTGGGGTGGGAAACCCACTGGGAATTCTTCCCGGATTTGTCCTCCACCACCCCCAGCAACGAGAGGACGTCGGTTCCGCTTCCCACCCAGTGGCTGAGCGCGAAGGTTTCCGCAACGGACGACAGGGTTTTGGGTACCGTTACGATGTCGACGATTGCTCCGAGTACTTCCCTCAGCTTCACAACGTATTCCACGGCGATCTTGGCGTCACGGAGCGCATACTCGCGGAAACGCTCTGGATGCTGCTCGCTGAACAGGCGGGTGTTCTCAAGCTCTTCGGTCGAGATCTCAAACTTCGGGATGCCAAGAAGCTCGCCGATGGCCGAAAGGGCCCGCTTGCCTTCGGGAGCCAGAAGCAGGGTGTCGTAGAGATTGATCGCGATTTCGCGCTTGTTGCGACCTGAGTCGTAGTATTCCAGCTTGCAGGCATCCTCGAAGGTGACGAACCCCTTTCGGTGGGAGTCGAACTGGTGTTGGAAGTCCTTGAGGTCGTCCAGGGCCGTCAGGTCGGCCAACGACCAGTGAATGGCGAGATTCATCGCGGTGGGCCATTTCTTGAACGCCCCCTGCTTCTTTCCTTCAGTCAGGATCGCTGCGATGATTTCCCGAAATTTCATTCGCTCGCCCTTGGGCATCATGGCGATGAACTCCCAGCGGGCGGTTCCGTAAATGGCGTATGCTGTGTAACATACGATATCATTTTTGGCCTGCTTGAAATCGTCACGACGGGAGGAATGTTCCGTGACGGGGGCCTGGACGTATTCGGAGTCGAGACCGACGTATAGGATGGGTGTCTTCATCAGCGGAAAGAATCCACCGCCCCATTTCACTCAGCGACTGAACTAAGTAGCACGCTCATCGAACCAGACGAAAGGGCCATCCTTCGTCTCGTTTTCAAAGAGTCGGCCGACGGGACCGCCTTGCGCGAAGATGCAGGAAACGATTTGTTCGAAGACTCGTGCGTTTGAGGTCGTTTGAATCTGGAGCGCTTTCTTTGTGCGCTTCAGATATTTGGTCGCAGAGGGATTCAACAACCGTTCGAAGTTCTTCACGCTTGAGGGAGGGCAGAGAACGATCCCGTAAGGATCTGGACCATTGTGAAAAGAGGCCCGTGACCACAATTCCTCCACAAGTTTCTCAGGGCTTTTCGGCCAGGTCCGGAAGGTGATTTTCTTTTGCTGGGCCAAATCAGGAGCGGGAACCACCAGGAAGTGGTTCGAGATGAGAGGTGCTTCGATCTGCCAGAACCCTTCGGTCCACCCGAGCGTGCGTGCAAGCAGCAGGGCTTTTAGCCCATCCCCCCAGCTCACGCCGGACACCCTCCAAACGAGTCTCGCGGTTTCGGGCAGGAATGGCTTCGTCCATGGGAGGACGGAAGCGCTACCCACCTCTTCTTTCGGCGAGACATCGCGATTATGATAAACGACACATGGTAGTGCGCCTTCCAAGAAGGATCTAAGCTTGGGACGATGATCCCGGTCTCCAGGGCGGATGAGGTATTTGCGATTCTGAAGAAACTCAAGGAGGCCCGACTCGCCGAGTTCCCTTCGAGCGTCAGGACCGAGGCCAAAGTCCGATTTCGTGACGAGCGAGGGCCCAGATTCTGAGCGAAGAAACTTGGAATGGATTTGGACGCCGGTTTCCTGATTCGCTGGTAGTCCTGTCTTCCGTGGGCGGCCGGGCTTTCTGCGTTCCATCCAGTTGCCATCGCAGATTTGCGCCCAGGCCCGCTGAACGCTCGATTTCGAGGTGGCATACCCCATGGCTTCCAACTGCGAGACCATTTCGCGGAGGTGGGGGTAAGACGCGGATGCTTTCGCCTGGGAACGGAATGTCTTGTTCAAGATGGCTCTCAGCTCGCTCGGCGTGACCTGCTTGAACTCTGCATTAGCTGGCGGGCGTCCAGGTCTTCGCCATTGCTCCTTCGGGAACATCTTCCGGATGTAGCGGATGGCGGATGAGTCGGAAACGACCACCCCATTCGCGGCGAGCGAGGCGAGGAATTCGGGGATGGAAGGAACGCTCCCGTCGGGCGGAAGGAAGCGCCCAAACCGTTCGCGCAGTTGCTCGGAGGTGATCATTGGGAGCGGTCCATGGTGACTGCATGGCCGATGAAGGCAATCCCGGGCTGACAGTTTGGGACAATATTCCAACTACGTGAAATGGGAATTCCGACGAATCGGTCATAACCATCTAAAATAAGATGGATTAGGCGGTTTTTTAGACCCGCTGAAGGAGCCCCTCGGTGGGGGCTCCAAAAGTCTTTTGACGAGGGTGATCAAAGAATCATCCACCCGCCGGGCTCCATCCTTCGAGCAACTTGTACAGGACCTCAACTCACCCTGCCTCCAAACGAGGGAGGGTCCTAAGGGCTCCGAACTCTACATCAAATTCAACCTCCCCACGAATGCAGGGCTGAAAAGAGGACCCATTGGAGGCCTCGCATTGTGTCTTCGCGTCGTATTGGAATGGATTGCCGAAGCCGCAATTCTGAATGGGCATTGCCCGAACGGAGCGGTTGGTCAGTTGGCCAGCCTGTCGGTGGAGTCTATTTCCGATCTCCGTAACCGCTATCCGGATGGCCATCCGCTCGGGGCATTATTGTTGAACTACCAGTCGCGCCTCGATCTGGCCCGTTTGGCCGACAAGAAGTTCCTTCCTTTGCTGCATGAGATCCTCGCCACCTTCTTTCCGCGCCATTATGCGGACGAGGCGTTCAAACAAAGAGCCAAGGTGGCGGTCCGCCGTGCCGTGAAGTTTGCGATTAGCGTTCACAACGCCCGTGAGCAGGGGGAATCGGTGATTTGGAATTCCTGGCAGCGGGTGAGCACGAAGGGCGAGTTCGATCACTTGCTGGCGAAGGGCACACTTCCCTCCCTCAAGCTTGCCGCCAAGGAGGTGAAAGCGACAAAGAAGGCCCCTGCGTTCCGCAAGGCGGCCGATTCGTTCACCCGCAACCTCTAAGCCGCCGTGTTCTCCATTCTCACAGAATTGGGCGGACAGGCTCATCCTCGCCTCCGTGCCTTGCGTTTGCACCGGGTCTCGACCGCCGATCAGGCGGCTGATGACCGCGGTGGTCTTGAACGCCAGCGCATCGAGACCTCACGCATTGTGCGGGACAAGGATTACCTTGTCGTCGAGACCCAGGAGATTTCAGACGTATCCGGAACGGCGTTCTTCGAGTCTCCGGAGGGAGAGCACCTTCTTCAATTGGCACGCGCCAAATCCATTGATGTTGTGGTTGTTAGCGAGCTATCTCGCTTGGTTCGGATCGAGTCACTGAGTGCCTTCGTCTACCTAGGCGTCCTTCAGGAGAACAACGTAATCGTGGATGCAGGCGGGGTTCATTACGACTTCGCGAGCGACAGCGGATTCCTCGGAGCGGGCGTACTTGCCCTCGTTTCGGGCTGGGAGAGGCGAGCGGCCCTCGCCCGGATCTCCCAAGCGAAAAACGCCTTGCGAGCGAAAGGCCTCTGCCCGTCTTCACCGATTACGTTGCCGCTCGGTGTGGTCTACGATCGTCCGGCCGGTCGTTTCCGCTACGAGGAACCAAGTATCTTGAAGGTGAAAGAGGCCTTCCGTCTGATGGACGAGGAGGGATTGCGCAATTACAGCGAGATCGGGCGTCAGGTAGGCATCGCCGCGCCAACCCTCCGTAACCTGCTGCGGAATAGAATCTACGCAGGTATCCGCGACTACCTGAAGATGCGTGATCCTAAACGGAAGCGGACGCGAGCGGGTGCCCGCCAGGGAGACAGGCCCAAGATCGACCGTCCGAAAGACCAAGTGATCTCGGTGCGGGTGTTCCCGATGGACGAGCAGGCCGTGTCCGACGACCGGTTCGAGCGGGTTCAGGCAATCATACGGGAAATTTCCGAGCACCAACGCCACGTCAATCCGAACGGGAAGGTCACCAACCTCGGCAGTGGTCTCTTGTATTGCTCGTGCGGAGAGCGGATTTACACCGTAACCTCCAGCCGCCGGACAAAGGACGGCGTGAAGGCAAGGGGCTACTATCTGTGCCGTTCGAAGTACTACCTGTTCCGCAAGAAGCTCCAATCATCATGCACGCAGGCGATGATTCCGAAGGAACGGATGGACGAAGTAATCGAACTATTTGCCGCATCCTTTCTCGAAAATCCGGAGTTTGCGAAGGCGGTTCTCTCTCAAGCCGAGAGCAAGAGCTCCGGTACCGCGGGTCCACGCTCTTCTGTCGCCGGTTTGGAGAAGCGTCTCGCCGATCTTGAACGACGAGAGCAGCGCCTCCTGGATGCGGTCGAAGCTGGAGTGATTGACCTGGCTCAAGCGAAGGTCCGGAAGGCCCGGATTGCCGCCGAGAGGGAGGCGTTGACCGCGAATAGCAGCGCCGGTCTATCAGAGATCCCCGTTCCCGTGGACAACCTCCACGTCGTTCTCTCTGGTGGTTCCACTGCGTGGAAGGCGTTGGCGACCACAGCAGATCGAAAGGCGATTCTCTCCCGGATGTTCACCTCGATCCAGATCATGAAAGGGCGGATCATCTCCTACCGGTTGGCCAGCGGCCTGATTGCTTCCGATCATCCGGTATGGGGACCATTGACGGACGACATCATAACGCTTGAGGAGCCGTTTCCTCCAAAGGAGCCATCTGCCGAGGTGCCCGAACATCACCGTCGCTGCACCGCCTGCCGACAGGTTCTGCACGAGTCCGCCTTCTATCGCGGCCGGGCTCGTTGCATCGGGTGTTTCAAGATCGAAAACCAGAGGCGCTACCAGGAGACGAAGGTGGCCAAGAAGGGAAGTTAGTTCATTTGAGAGGTTCCGGCGCGGGGTGCATTCATGCGCGATCCCCGCGGATCGTTGACGGGGCCATTCCATCCAACAAGACCATGAGTCCAAGTAGTCCATTTGAATCCTTCGAGCGTCGTCTGGGTATTGAGTTTCGAGACCAGCTCCACCCGGAGGTCACCATCGCCCAGTGCCAGCGCGTGATTTCCTGGCTGGAAAGAACCATGCGCGAGGGAGAGCCCGTTTCTCTCGACTTCGTGTTGAGCAGCCAGCCTTTCCTGAACCGGATCGGCAGCAGGAGGAAAATCCGGAAGTTCCTCCGCAAGCTCATCTTCGGGCATTACGGTGAGCGGGAGCCGCTGTACTTCATCCTCTGGACATCCACAGAGGCGGTTTCCCAGTTCATGATCAAGCAGTCGGCTTACCGCAACCTTCCCGAGGCCCGAAAGAACACCATCGCGAAACGATGGCAGGCCGTTCTGGAGGACATGATGCAGGCGGCCTCGGACCGCGCTCACCCAGTTGGGAGCGCCTGGGGGCCGATGAGTAATTGATGCTTTGGGTCACTTCGGGACAACGCGATCCCGCATTCTTGACAAGCCAACTTGACGGGAATGCGGGGTCGGTTGTGCCGCCAGGGCCTCAAATCCCGTTAATGAATGAACGCCCATCTGTATGAAAATCAGGGAATTGTGTGGATTCAGGCGGCGTGATTTCCTGAAGCATGGATGATCAGCAGAAATGGGTCGCTTATTTTCGGGTAAGTACTCAGCGTCAGGGGGTTAGCGGTCTTGGCTTATCGGCGCAACATCATGCGGTTACCGCCTTCTTAGCGGGACGCGGAGAAGTGATCGCCGAGTTCGTGGAGACGGAATCAGGGCGAAAGGTAAAGCGGCCGAAGCTGGACGAGGCGCTGGACCTCTGCCGCCGGAAGAGGGCGGTCCTCGTGATCGCGAAGCTGGATCGCTTGGCCCGAAATGTTCACTTCATCAGTGGCCTATTGGAGAGCGGGGTGAATTTCTTGGCGGTTGACCAGCCGACGAAGGACCGCTTCATGCTCCACATCCAGGCTGCCTTCGCAGAGGAGGAATGCCGCCGGATCTCCGAGAGGACCAAGGCGGCGCTCCAGGCAGCGAAGCGGCGGGGTGTCGACATCGGGGCGGCAGGCAGGTTGTTGGCGAAGAAGAACCGCGAGGCAGCCGTCTCCACTGCTCAGAGGTATCGAGAGCTGGTGGAGGAGATCCGAGCCCATGGTGTGACGACCGTGAAGGGTATCCGCGATGAATTGAATCTCCGCGAGGTGCTCTCTCCTGGTGGCGGACGCTGGCACCTTCCTAATGTCCACAAACTGCTGAAGCGCCTCGCATTGGCCGGGTCCAAAGCACTTGCGTGAGATTCGGGCAACAGTAGATTGGTAAGGTCATGAGCACGGACCTGCCCGGCTTGGAGGTGACTTCGAGCTGGGCAGGTGTCGTCATTCCGCGGAGCCCAAATCGGAGCATTCCAGCAAGGTTGCTCC comes from Luteolibacter sp. LG18 and encodes:
- a CDS encoding recombinase family protein, whose translation is MAHEAKIQAPAAGRLRACSWIRVSTKEQAENGRAGLDRQREAIERVVAGKGYQLVDSVELVDVSGTAVLHAPETIALLERIARREIDVIVASEMSRIIRPDDLSTFSFLEACKRNGVILDCGGTLHDFASPEGYLAGGIQALLGGHERMQMLRKMMASKEKRRANGKHPGSWITLPLGIGYDRKKDKYIFTPELGRIIEAFRLMDEDRIRSLAEVGRRANIHPASVRTLLSNPVYKGVRVYDKMADPTRKIEKAHGRQGYRPKIARPKERVIRVRIFEAEDQPVSDERWERVQRILESTLRNHEVFVSERVVGNLATGVAHCGFCGLRMYAKTLLKTRADGSRSRGYYICRSHHETMTNRPGNFRCAQSWNRKEVIDELFTEFVEKFLADPEFTSSVLRQARAKQGEKIVSISVGEPIQAKLDELAKRDERILAALEAGALAIGEAKQRRERIAEERATLLKSIGGSSHPGRAVEQESGPWSLLEDRGKWMASASVRERKAFIARLFSEIYLRGDSVSAFRLAPTLVASNDPVWGFAATFPVALDPPFRLPSGDPSAAELPAGHRFCRGCNQAKPESGFYDPKRSRCKECSREACRQRHRKSRGK
- a CDS encoding DUF2637 domain-containing protein, producing MTEFSPIDGNATPRNTRDAIVSGLSKASALLVLLLALGAFFLSYESLRDLAANSGAAAPKQAWMFPLVIDGSIMVFSLSALRASLSGERSHWHMALVIVVTLMSVGLNAAHANGGWLARTMAAMPPLLLFFAFESLMKQVAANLGTATTPMPPMAVTKAKQVEPAAGSRREKVIEMRAKGLSRNAIARQLGVSAATIRRDLSLSGEIVRAA
- a CDS encoding recombinase family protein: MFSILTELGGQAHPRLRALRLHRVSTADQAADDRGGLERQRIETSRIVRDKDYLVVETQEISDVSGTAFFESPEGEHLLQLARAKSIDVVVVSELSRLVRIESLSAFVYLGVLQENNVIVDAGGVHYDFASDSGFLGAGVLALVSGWERRAALARISQAKNALRAKGLCPSSPITLPLGVVYDRPAGRFRYEEPSILKVKEAFRLMDEEGLRNYSEIGRQVGIAAPTLRNLLRNRIYAGIRDYLKMRDPKRKRTRAGARQGDRPKIDRPKDQVISVRVFPMDEQAVSDDRFERVQAIIREISEHQRHVNPNGKVTNLGSGLLYCSCGERIYTVTSSRRTKDGVKARGYYLCRSKYYLFRKKLQSSCTQAMIPKERMDEVIELFAASFLENPEFAKAVLSQAESKSSGTAGPRSSVAGLEKRLADLERREQRLLDAVEAGVIDLAQAKVRKARIAAEREALTANSSAGLSEIPVPVDNLHVVLSGGSTAWKALATTADRKAILSRMFTSIQIMKGRIISYRLASGLIASDHPVWGPLTDDIITLEEPFPPKEPSAEVPEHHRRCTACRQVLHESAFYRGRARCIGCFKIENQRRYQETKVAKKGS
- a CDS encoding recombinase family protein, translated to MDDQQKWVAYFRVSTQRQGVSGLGLSAQHHAVTAFLAGRGEVIAEFVETESGRKVKRPKLDEALDLCRRKRAVLVIAKLDRLARNVHFISGLLESGVNFLAVDQPTKDRFMLHIQAAFAEEECRRISERTKAALQAAKRRGVDIGAAGRLLAKKNREAAVSTAQRYRELVEEIRAHGVTTVKGIRDELNLREVLSPGGGRWHLPNVHKLLKRLALAGSKALA